The following are from one region of the Rhodopirellula sp. P2 genome:
- a CDS encoding DUF1559 domain-containing protein — MVRNRTKASGFTLVELLVVIAIIGVLVGLLLPAVQAAREAARRMQCSNNFKQIGLGIHNYHSAYNALPKQAGGTYLDGDPGGSGPGFTTNKFRLSWLPALLPFVEQQGLWEQISNPYNLDMNGNAISPGFPPMGPAPWGGAYRPWFTEVGTFRCPSDPGRGAPAHGRTNYAACIGDSTDWVNHGYMRHTGGKWVLTPNNGQNANATNRGFFYHRRQLKFRDVLDGLSNTIACGEIATDLGDNSITTNARYGVGWGTIHNNPAHCRDQAGWIDPARPQFWDPDVAGTGSNGIRTGNADWKRGFRWMDTPIIYTGFNCILPPNGEVCFGGSGDFDTGACPPSSRHQGGVHVLMGDGAVRFVTDSIDSGNIHNGVVMLGQTGNRAPGSASPYGLWGALSTRGMKEVVSIDDL, encoded by the coding sequence ATGGTTCGAAACCGAACAAAAGCTTCCGGCTTTACGCTCGTTGAGCTGCTGGTTGTCATCGCCATCATTGGTGTCCTCGTTGGGCTGCTCTTGCCCGCCGTCCAAGCTGCCCGTGAAGCAGCCCGCCGCATGCAGTGCAGCAACAATTTCAAGCAAATTGGGTTGGGCATTCACAACTATCACTCGGCCTACAATGCTTTGCCAAAGCAAGCCGGTGGCACGTACCTGGATGGCGACCCGGGTGGCTCTGGTCCCGGGTTCACGACCAACAAGTTTCGCTTGAGCTGGCTTCCCGCCCTGTTGCCCTTCGTGGAACAACAAGGTTTGTGGGAGCAAATCAGCAACCCCTACAACTTGGACATGAATGGCAACGCCATCAGCCCAGGTTTTCCACCGATGGGACCAGCGCCTTGGGGCGGTGCCTATCGTCCTTGGTTCACTGAAGTGGGAACGTTCCGTTGCCCCAGCGATCCAGGTCGCGGTGCACCAGCACACGGCCGAACCAACTACGCCGCTTGCATCGGCGACAGCACGGACTGGGTCAACCACGGCTACATGCGTCACACCGGTGGCAAATGGGTCTTGACTCCCAACAACGGCCAAAACGCGAACGCGACCAACCGTGGCTTCTTCTACCACCGTCGTCAACTGAAATTCCGTGACGTCTTGGATGGCTTGTCCAACACCATCGCTTGCGGTGAAATCGCAACTGACTTGGGCGACAACTCGATCACCACGAACGCTCGCTACGGTGTCGGCTGGGGCACGATTCACAACAACCCTGCTCACTGCCGTGACCAAGCCGGTTGGATCGACCCCGCCCGGCCACAGTTCTGGGACCCTGATGTTGCCGGCACTGGCAGCAACGGAATCCGGACCGGGAACGCCGATTGGAAACGCGGTTTCCGCTGGATGGACACCCCGATCATCTACACCGGTTTTAACTGTATCTTGCCACCCAACGGTGAAGTTTGCTTTGGAGGCTCAGGTGACTTTGACACCGGTGCTTGCCCACCAAGCAGCCGCCACCAAGGCGGTGTGCACGTGCTGATGGGGGATGGAGCGGTCCGGTTCGTGACCGATTCGATCGACTCGGGCAACATCCACAATGGCGTGGTCATGCTGGGTCAAACCGGAAACCGTGCTCCGGGCTCAGCCAGCCCCTACGGCTTGTGGGGTGCGTTGAGCACACGGGGCATGAAAGAAGTCGTCAG
- a CDS encoding FG-GAP-like repeat-containing protein, with translation MSKRTEPVASFSASLCVLLLLAILGCDRQDSATKVSPPQSRSAESGQPASAKTPSQTGSDTANEPAPSLLHARRLLASGNPSGALTELRSLLQSQPDQLEVIALTAQTERSLNNLDAAIALLDESAERLPQHRPTLLANAAAWLAESGDYNAAIHRHTRLLESDPSNVNSLRSIAALQNEQGNRFEANEHLRRLVPRSPMTTVELLCLLAPDQQIHDSQQSRAKPSQKALAIAREKLDDNQFQQALDVLANAPGFAADEPALLALRARILAEMGKTEEASLAFAEAPNECQRFPDHWMAIGTWHQANREWASASQAFQRAVELEPLHESALRRLSTALRGLNSDPAASRVEERAQLAKDLAELATSTVVRRGNVGRACQILSQQLTPIGLPFESLAWQFNAIAYTTPQQARVDQHLAALSQLKQTVNSADALLAQRVGLPPAMPPQTDWKSLVSSRERTRPASDTPSQHTPSDEPSIQPHFENVASQTGLNFQYRNAHPPVEKHFLLHQPLGSGLACFDFDLDGYTDIYAAQGDGNATEPGKSGNYLARHLGDSFADATASAHVDDRGYSMAVTAGDINQDGFPDLVVGNMGRNHLLINQGDGTFESVEVDKTWNQGIYTTGLAIADVSGDHLPDIVEVNYVDDERIFDSIQYDPSGTPIRLPGPMQFTAAEDRVFLSSPSGSLEGHTLRELCPTTSDAHRGMGLVVGDLDADGSNEIFVTNDQTQNQLWDRDATSHNTFHDIALLSGVANGVTGRPLASMGIAAGDFDGNHTLDFHVTNFDDELSNLYLQQTDHLYTDAVFASGLEEHSRTMLGFGTQAIDFENDGDQDLVVGNGDIEDRRPQKQHFRMPTQLLINHDQRWIPTQPDDASGYFANQHLGRSVARLDWNHDGLVDFLIGDLMDPLALLENQTKTDNDWLQLQLIGTDSERDAIGATVQVHLNDNSIQHAVVTGDGYMCRNEAVVCIGIPTNQTRPRIEVKWPSGKKQTFDPVMLNRRGLIVEGQPKIHWMNIAPP, from the coding sequence ATGTCCAAACGGACCGAACCGGTCGCCTCCTTTTCTGCCAGCCTCTGCGTGCTTCTGCTGCTTGCGATTCTGGGGTGCGATCGCCAGGACTCTGCCACCAAAGTCTCGCCCCCCCAATCTCGCTCAGCGGAATCTGGCCAGCCCGCCTCTGCGAAAACTCCGTCGCAAACCGGATCGGACACTGCAAACGAGCCAGCCCCCTCCCTGCTGCATGCCCGACGTCTCCTCGCATCGGGGAACCCCTCGGGCGCTCTGACAGAACTGCGGTCGCTCTTGCAATCGCAACCCGATCAACTGGAAGTGATCGCGCTGACGGCCCAGACCGAACGGTCGCTGAACAACCTTGACGCTGCCATCGCGTTGCTGGATGAATCCGCCGAACGGTTGCCGCAGCACCGCCCCACGCTGCTTGCCAATGCAGCCGCCTGGCTGGCGGAAAGCGGCGACTACAACGCTGCCATCCACCGACACACGCGACTGCTCGAGTCAGACCCCTCCAATGTGAATTCGCTTCGTTCCATCGCGGCACTTCAAAACGAACAAGGCAATCGTTTCGAAGCCAATGAGCACCTACGACGCTTGGTTCCAAGGTCACCGATGACAACCGTCGAACTGCTCTGCTTGTTGGCGCCCGATCAACAAATCCATGACAGCCAACAATCACGCGCCAAGCCATCTCAAAAAGCACTCGCAATCGCTCGCGAGAAGCTTGACGACAATCAATTCCAACAGGCGCTGGATGTCCTTGCAAACGCTCCCGGTTTCGCTGCGGACGAACCAGCCTTGCTTGCATTGCGAGCAAGAATCCTGGCGGAGATGGGCAAAACCGAGGAAGCCTCCTTGGCCTTTGCGGAAGCTCCCAATGAATGCCAACGGTTCCCCGACCACTGGATGGCGATCGGAACCTGGCACCAGGCCAACCGAGAATGGGCGTCAGCGAGCCAAGCCTTCCAGCGGGCCGTTGAACTGGAACCACTCCACGAGTCTGCGTTGCGACGCCTCAGCACCGCGCTGCGTGGCCTGAACTCCGACCCAGCGGCATCCCGTGTGGAAGAACGCGCCCAACTGGCAAAGGATCTGGCTGAACTCGCGACTTCTACCGTGGTTCGACGAGGCAACGTGGGCCGAGCCTGCCAAATTTTGTCTCAACAACTCACCCCCATCGGACTGCCGTTTGAATCGCTTGCGTGGCAGTTCAACGCCATCGCATACACCACCCCACAACAAGCTCGCGTTGATCAACACCTCGCTGCGTTGAGCCAGCTGAAACAAACCGTCAACTCAGCCGATGCCTTGCTCGCTCAACGCGTCGGATTGCCCCCCGCGATGCCCCCTCAAACCGACTGGAAGTCACTCGTCAGTTCGCGTGAACGGACAAGGCCAGCCTCCGACACACCGTCTCAACACACGCCCAGTGACGAACCATCAATTCAGCCACACTTCGAAAACGTTGCTTCGCAAACGGGCCTGAACTTCCAGTACCGCAATGCCCACCCTCCCGTCGAAAAACATTTCCTGCTGCACCAACCACTCGGCTCGGGATTGGCCTGCTTCGATTTTGACCTGGATGGGTACACTGACATCTACGCTGCCCAGGGCGATGGAAACGCGACCGAACCTGGAAAATCCGGCAACTACCTCGCTCGTCACCTGGGCGATTCGTTCGCAGACGCAACCGCCTCCGCCCACGTCGATGACCGCGGGTACTCGATGGCCGTGACAGCCGGTGATATCAACCAGGATGGATTCCCTGACCTGGTGGTTGGCAACATGGGACGCAATCACCTGTTGATCAACCAAGGCGACGGCACCTTTGAATCGGTTGAGGTGGATAAAACTTGGAACCAAGGGATTTATACCACCGGGTTGGCAATCGCGGACGTGTCCGGTGACCACTTGCCCGACATCGTGGAGGTCAACTACGTGGACGATGAACGAATCTTTGATTCGATCCAATACGATCCCTCCGGGACGCCCATTCGTTTGCCCGGCCCCATGCAGTTCACCGCCGCCGAAGACCGTGTTTTCCTCAGCAGTCCAAGCGGATCACTGGAGGGCCACACCCTTCGCGAACTCTGCCCCACCACATCGGACGCACATCGCGGAATGGGTTTGGTGGTCGGTGATTTGGATGCCGATGGCAGCAACGAAATTTTTGTCACCAATGACCAAACTCAAAATCAACTCTGGGATCGGGACGCGACTTCACACAACACCTTTCATGACATCGCCCTGCTCAGCGGTGTCGCCAACGGGGTCACCGGTCGCCCGCTGGCCAGCATGGGAATCGCGGCGGGAGATTTTGATGGCAACCACACTCTCGATTTCCACGTCACCAATTTCGATGACGAATTGTCCAATCTCTACCTGCAACAAACAGACCACCTCTACACCGACGCTGTCTTCGCAAGTGGTCTCGAAGAACACTCTCGGACGATGCTTGGGTTTGGAACACAAGCCATCGACTTCGAAAACGATGGCGACCAGGATCTTGTCGTTGGCAATGGTGACATCGAAGATCGACGACCACAGAAGCAACACTTCCGGATGCCCACCCAGTTACTGATCAATCACGACCAGCGATGGATTCCAACGCAGCCCGACGATGCCAGCGGCTACTTTGCCAACCAGCACCTGGGCCGCTCTGTTGCCCGGCTGGATTGGAATCATGACGGCTTGGTCGATTTCTTGATCGGCGACTTGATGGACCCGTTGGCACTGCTGGAGAACCAAACCAAGACGGACAATGATTGGCTGCAGCTGCAACTCATTGGCACCGACTCCGAACGAGACGCAATCGGCGCCACGGTCCAGGTGCACCTGAATGACAACTCCATTCAGCACGCGGTCGTGACCGGAGACGGCTACATGTGCCGAAATGAAGCCGTGGTTTGCATCGGGATCCCCACCAACCAAACCCGGCCTCGGATCGAGGTGAAGTGGCCCAGCGGAAAGAAGCAAACATTCGACCCTGTGATGTTGAATCGACGAGGGTTGATCGTCGAAGGACAACCAAAGATTCACTGGATGAATATTGCACCCCCCTAA
- a CDS encoding BBP7 family outer membrane beta-barrel protein, with protein MQAQQYAVVPVSGTNLDPYATAAYNSGTQGGGFLAGFPSQSFPSNLLVPTVATQDRFWLRTDYIRWWADGMETPALATTSPTGTAQTDAGVLGLANTQTLYGGEINDESTNGIRFRGGFFVTPASAFGIEGEFFRIGSNESGFSRDGGTQILARPFYRTDTDIETSQLINYPGVVDGSLSIGASSKLNSYLVNGRIALCPTCGGNCVTCRNTDRVDWLIGYRHIELDESLTFSESLESQLTAAPGTINLNEAFRTSNEFDGLQLGVVYQANLERIWLESLLRVAVGTTSQTVSINGNTTITESGVTDDYTGGLYAQRDNSGTFSRDEFTMVPEVGFTLGVHLTSCLDATVGYTLLYMPNVARPGDQIDRDVDPDLLAPPGVVTSPSRPEFRFIQNDYVAHGLSIGGQLRF; from the coding sequence GTGCAAGCTCAACAGTATGCGGTCGTCCCAGTCAGTGGAACCAACCTCGATCCCTACGCCACCGCGGCCTACAATTCCGGCACCCAAGGTGGCGGATTTTTAGCAGGGTTTCCGAGCCAATCGTTCCCGAGCAACCTGTTGGTTCCCACCGTTGCCACGCAGGATCGATTTTGGTTGCGAACCGACTACATCCGCTGGTGGGCCGACGGCATGGAAACCCCTGCCTTGGCCACGACCAGCCCCACGGGCACCGCCCAAACCGATGCCGGTGTGTTGGGATTGGCAAACACCCAAACCTTGTATGGCGGGGAAATCAACGATGAAAGCACCAACGGCATCCGGTTCCGCGGTGGGTTCTTCGTCACGCCGGCCTCAGCGTTCGGAATCGAAGGGGAATTCTTCCGGATCGGATCGAATGAATCTGGCTTCAGCCGCGATGGCGGAACCCAAATTCTGGCTCGCCCGTTCTATCGAACCGACACCGATATCGAGACCTCTCAGCTGATCAACTATCCCGGCGTGGTCGACGGCAGTTTGTCGATCGGGGCCAGTTCCAAACTCAACTCCTACTTGGTCAACGGGCGCATCGCTCTGTGCCCAACATGCGGTGGCAACTGCGTGACCTGCCGCAACACCGACCGAGTCGATTGGCTGATCGGGTACCGACACATTGAGCTGGACGAATCGCTGACGTTTTCAGAATCACTCGAATCACAACTCACCGCCGCCCCCGGCACGATCAACCTGAACGAAGCGTTTCGGACCAGCAACGAATTTGATGGTTTGCAATTGGGAGTGGTCTACCAAGCCAACCTGGAACGCATTTGGCTGGAAAGCCTCTTGCGTGTCGCGGTGGGAACGACATCCCAAACCGTCTCCATCAATGGGAACACCACCATCACCGAATCCGGTGTGACCGACGATTACACCGGCGGCCTCTATGCTCAACGTGACAATTCCGGCACGTTCAGTCGCGATGAGTTCACGATGGTTCCAGAAGTCGGGTTCACACTCGGCGTGCACCTCACCAGCTGCTTGGACGCGACGGTTGGCTACACGCTGCTTTACATGCCGAACGTCGCTCGCCCGGGTGACCAAATCGACCGCGATGTCGATCCCGACCTGCTGGCTCCTCCCGGAGTGGTGACCTCGCCTTCCCGTCCGGAATTCCGATTCATTCAAAACGATTACGTGGCTCATGGCTTGAGCATTGGTGGTCAACTGCGATTTTAA
- a CDS encoding SdrD B-like domain-containing protein: MIFQRMIDRLTGQNRRTNQADQAKSSRRGRRGQRRLRLESLQKRELMAADLGAISGVAYIDSDGSGSMDGGEPAIEGALITLYRDANSNGTLEIGTDVVEGSVTTVADGAYRFTNLDGSDATGTTATGVYFLTQEDAPGGADLSGLVFPDTATVTITDDTGVTATVIDAFSIDQPSQPITETVALSTTTSSSGALTSGGAVIGDERDVEIYLNAKSSGDSQFEIATGSGELVFSNGGDVTATLLVQYDGVDGDGVALALNPTGLGSADLSDSDNAAGIVLSVRSDQVVTDGLEIRIYTDAGNFSTAMLDLPSNIGGPAEELFVPFSAFSDTGTGADFSDVGAIEVFVDGVSSNGGAGASSLDLFVAVLESQRSNENVINLASIQPMELGGKIFIDDGGGTNQANQNNGDRDAGEPDFPNPGVGNEIVVELYALSGPSDTVDAGDTPIATTTVTGGATSGAYTFTTLTSGDPLGPGTYAVVIPESEFATGQPLFGHSGSGTAAADTDLNANDDNDGTYVDGIGLVSGAITLEVNGEPTTDGTDNNTNSTVDFGVVPNTDLRITKSLVTASSSLIAGGTAVFDLVIENLGPTDATDVSVEDYIPEGLTFDRVEDSGGGAVATTTTTEVGGAGREIRTFSVGALAASGSVTYRVFTDIDTDITADPENEAHVSGYEVEVDNDPTNPVDSDPLLNNVSLANADVPIATLSVTKTDNLTTVTAGNQLTYEITVTNTSSDNAINVTALDTLPAGVSFVSASFTDGAGSASLVTAGPDIGKIQMVLGDLAAGEDETIEIIVTVDPTIADANSPLDNSVTATADNAPDVTTNDTTDVVREVDVTVAKTVVETRIPDDRTDGDDADDIIDSTSPFQVVAGGFVTYQVVVSNAGPSEARGVSVVDILDDGLSLVAGSFDAGTSGVTVIQTGQTLTFTVPNLDPSESLTFEFEVGIGSDEFDVIANTATVSTTDPESDSNNNTSTVNIDPDARIDLILEKTAAEATVVPGADTVTYTFTVSHDDDSVSDAINSRVTDTLPAGLSNVVITAAGSSTSNFNTTTRLLEVEYASIPVGTTRSFTVTADVDPTVTTDLVNSAAVAVPGVTELDSTNNTDTVTVAVTPEFDLTIAKTVQGGATTFGPDDTVTFNIVVSHDTNDDGTEADNGESPSTATGAIVTDTLPAGLTFASATSGGAAVTPTSTTNGVIVFPEFDLAPGTTRTLTITATVDDDASGSITNNVSLATDTGETQTDNNSASVPVTVVPEANVRVTKTVDVTTAQTGVQLTYTVNVFNDGPSPAAAVTAVDTLPAGLTFVSGTGPSGALSATGQTVTVNGGTIASGSSFQFTIIASVNDGVTDDQVNNVTVSTTTAETNSTDNTASATTAIDQAINEISGNVYRDANGNGVRDTGEIGYAGVQLQLTGTLTDGSTFTPVTVTTDANGEYLFEDLLPGKYQVSRLSLPSGTSDGPEFPSASEGSLGNGESIDDIDVGGTNPTVVALTDFTVVDNSKRSFLASFMQTPGVQSRPTDR, translated from the coding sequence ATGATCTTCCAACGCATGATCGACCGTCTGACCGGTCAAAACCGTCGCACCAATCAAGCTGATCAAGCGAAATCCAGCCGTCGTGGTCGTCGTGGACAACGGCGTCTGAGACTGGAATCCCTGCAAAAGCGAGAGCTGATGGCCGCCGACCTGGGTGCAATCAGCGGAGTCGCCTACATCGACAGCGATGGAAGCGGATCAATGGACGGTGGCGAACCAGCCATCGAGGGTGCGTTGATCACCTTGTACCGTGACGCCAACTCCAACGGAACGCTGGAAATCGGCACCGACGTTGTCGAAGGCTCCGTCACCACAGTGGCCGATGGTGCCTACCGCTTCACCAACCTAGACGGCTCCGACGCCACTGGCACAACAGCCACCGGTGTGTACTTCTTGACCCAAGAAGACGCCCCGGGTGGTGCTGACCTCAGCGGCTTGGTCTTCCCTGACACCGCGACCGTCACCATCACCGATGACACGGGCGTCACGGCCACGGTGATCGATGCCTTCTCGATCGACCAACCATCGCAACCGATCACCGAAACCGTCGCCCTCAGCACCACCACCAGCAGCAGCGGTGCGTTGACCTCCGGTGGTGCCGTGATTGGTGACGAGCGAGATGTGGAAATCTACCTCAATGCCAAATCCAGTGGCGACAGCCAATTTGAAATCGCCACAGGATCCGGTGAACTGGTCTTCAGCAACGGTGGCGATGTCACAGCAACCCTGCTTGTTCAATACGACGGTGTGGATGGGGATGGCGTTGCCCTGGCTCTGAACCCGACTGGATTGGGCAGTGCCGATCTTTCTGACTCGGACAACGCAGCCGGGATCGTCCTTTCGGTCCGCAGCGATCAGGTCGTGACCGACGGTTTGGAAATCCGAATCTACACCGATGCCGGCAACTTCTCGACCGCCATGCTGGACCTGCCCAGCAACATTGGTGGCCCAGCTGAAGAATTGTTCGTGCCATTCAGTGCCTTTTCCGACACCGGAACGGGTGCCGACTTCAGCGACGTCGGTGCGATCGAAGTCTTCGTCGATGGTGTCTCCAGCAACGGTGGTGCGGGAGCGTCCAGTTTGGACCTCTTCGTTGCCGTTTTGGAATCCCAACGCAGCAACGAAAACGTCATCAACCTGGCCAGCATTCAGCCCATGGAATTGGGCGGTAAAATCTTCATCGACGATGGCGGCGGCACCAACCAAGCCAACCAGAACAACGGCGATCGCGATGCCGGCGAACCCGATTTCCCCAACCCCGGTGTGGGCAATGAAATCGTGGTCGAACTGTATGCCCTGAGCGGTCCCTCTGACACCGTTGACGCTGGCGACACACCCATCGCAACCACCACCGTGACCGGTGGAGCCACCTCGGGTGCTTACACATTCACCACGCTGACCAGCGGCGATCCACTGGGGCCTGGAACCTACGCCGTCGTGATTCCTGAGTCGGAATTCGCAACGGGCCAACCACTCTTTGGGCACTCTGGCAGTGGCACCGCGGCAGCGGACACCGACCTGAACGCCAACGACGACAACGACGGCACCTACGTCGATGGAATCGGCTTGGTCAGCGGTGCGATCACCCTGGAAGTCAACGGCGAGCCCACGACCGACGGCACCGACAACAACACCAACTCGACCGTCGACTTTGGCGTGGTCCCCAACACGGACCTGCGAATCACCAAGTCGCTGGTCACCGCCTCGTCGAGCCTGATCGCAGGCGGCACCGCCGTGTTTGACTTGGTGATCGAAAACCTGGGTCCCACCGACGCGACCGATGTGAGCGTCGAAGATTACATCCCTGAAGGATTGACGTTCGATCGCGTCGAAGACAGCGGCGGCGGTGCCGTTGCCACCACCACCACGACCGAGGTCGGCGGAGCCGGTCGCGAGATCCGCACCTTCAGTGTTGGTGCCTTGGCAGCCTCGGGATCGGTGACCTACCGAGTCTTCACCGACATCGACACCGACATCACGGCGGACCCTGAAAACGAAGCTCACGTCAGTGGTTATGAAGTGGAAGTCGACAATGACCCCACCAACCCCGTCGACTCCGACCCCTTGCTGAACAACGTTTCGCTCGCCAATGCAGACGTTCCGATCGCAACGTTGAGCGTGACCAAAACGGATAACTTGACGACCGTCACCGCGGGCAACCAACTGACCTACGAAATCACGGTCACCAACACCAGCTCCGACAACGCAATCAACGTCACCGCGTTGGACACGCTGCCCGCAGGCGTCTCGTTTGTCTCGGCCAGCTTCACCGACGGTGCGGGTTCGGCCAGCCTCGTGACCGCGGGCCCAGACATCGGCAAGATCCAAATGGTCTTGGGTGACTTGGCCGCCGGGGAAGACGAAACCATCGAGATCATCGTCACGGTTGATCCCACCATCGCCGACGCGAATTCACCGCTGGACAACTCGGTCACCGCAACAGCTGACAACGCACCCGATGTCACCACCAATGACACCACCGACGTCGTTCGTGAAGTCGATGTGACGGTCGCTAAAACCGTCGTTGAAACTCGGATCCCAGATGATCGCACCGATGGCGATGACGCTGATGACATCATCGACAGCACCTCGCCATTCCAAGTTGTTGCCGGCGGATTTGTGACCTACCAGGTCGTGGTCAGCAATGCCGGACCGTCCGAAGCTCGCGGGGTTTCGGTCGTCGACATCTTGGACGACGGCCTGTCTTTGGTCGCTGGCAGCTTTGATGCTGGAACGTCCGGGGTCACCGTGATCCAAACAGGTCAAACCCTGACCTTCACCGTTCCGAACCTGGACCCAAGCGAATCGCTGACGTTTGAATTCGAAGTCGGAATCGGCTCGGATGAATTCGATGTGATCGCCAACACGGCCACGGTCAGCACCACGGATCCAGAATCGGACTCCAACAACAACACGTCCACCGTCAACATCGATCCCGATGCTCGCATCGACTTGATCCTGGAAAAGACGGCGGCGGAAGCCACCGTTGTCCCAGGTGCGGACACCGTGACCTACACCTTCACGGTCTCGCATGACGACGACAGCGTTTCCGATGCGATCAACTCTCGCGTCACCGACACATTGCCAGCCGGACTGTCCAACGTGGTGATCACCGCGGCGGGTTCTTCGACCTCCAACTTCAACACCACCACTCGTTTGTTGGAAGTCGAATACGCTTCGATTCCAGTTGGCACCACGCGGAGCTTCACGGTCACCGCGGACGTGGATCCCACCGTGACAACGGACCTGGTCAACTCGGCAGCCGTCGCAGTTCCTGGGGTGACGGAACTGGACAGCACCAACAACACCGACACCGTCACCGTGGCGGTGACGCCTGAGTTCGACTTGACGATTGCCAAAACCGTCCAGGGTGGTGCCACCACCTTCGGTCCCGATGACACCGTGACGTTCAACATCGTGGTCTCTCACGACACCAACGACGACGGCACCGAAGCCGACAATGGCGAAAGCCCCTCGACGGCAACCGGTGCAATCGTGACCGACACGTTGCCCGCGGGGCTGACATTTGCCTCCGCCACCTCAGGCGGTGCCGCGGTGACGCCCACCAGCACCACCAATGGCGTGATCGTCTTCCCTGAATTCGACCTTGCTCCTGGCACGACTCGAACGCTGACCATCACGGCAACCGTCGACGACGATGCCTCGGGTTCGATCACCAACAACGTTTCATTGGCGACCGACACCGGTGAAACTCAGACCGACAACAACTCGGCATCCGTGCCCGTCACCGTGGTTCCAGAAGCCAACGTGCGAGTCACCAAAACCGTGGATGTGACGACGGCTCAAACCGGTGTCCAACTGACTTACACCGTCAATGTCTTCAACGACGGTCCTTCGCCAGCAGCAGCCGTCACGGCGGTTGACACTCTGCCAGCCGGACTGACGTTTGTCAGCGGCACAGGACCAAGCGGAGCATTGTCGGCAACCGGTCAAACGGTCACGGTCAACGGCGGCACGATTGCCTCGGGCAGTTCGTTCCAGTTCACGATCATTGCTTCTGTCAACGATGGCGTGACGGATGACCAAGTCAACAACGTGACGGTCTCCACCACCACCGCGGAAACCAACTCCACCGACAACACGGCCTCAGCAACCACTGCCATTGACCAAGCCATCAATGAAATCTCGGGCAACGTGTACCGTGACGCCAACGGCAACGGTGTGCGGGACACAGGCGAGATTGGCTACGCCGGTGTTCAACTGCAACTGACCGGCACACTCACCGACGGCAGCACGTTCACTCCCGTGACTGTGACCACGGACGCCAACGGTGAGTACCTGTTCGAAGACCTGTTGCCCGGCAAGTACCAAGTCTCTCGTCTTTCCTTGCCAAGTGGCACCAGCGATGGGCCGGAGTTCCCAAGTGCCTCGGAAGGAAGCTTGGGCAATGGCGAGAGCATCGACGACATCGATGTGGGTGGAACCAACCCGACGGTGGTTGCCTTGACCGACTTCACAGTCGTCGACAACAGCAAACGCAGTTTCCTGGCTTCGTTCATGCAAACGCCAGGCGTGCAAAGTCGTCCGACGGATCGCTGA